A single window of Hyla sarda isolate aHylSar1 chromosome 2, aHylSar1.hap1, whole genome shotgun sequence DNA harbors:
- the LOC130358595 gene encoding uncharacterized protein LOC130358595 encodes MQNPENSTLTVNPQCSYKEEDTLPRSRSRCTTLSRASSQTNLTSVSADASRFKRHSSRHSSTTNLSSASAIATKARAKAEAACAMASYAKQEAELMKEQAEVQASLHLLQQQKNAAAALAEAEVLTRAAEAQFADIETQMSPLSASQRTREYIQSQATMYTDQQFNYAPRPSISNFDTMQHCKTELEPQGRKSSGCMLRDQSANLTRVQTDADVLPPQANTSLDYSRKTYNRGEQSRLSQVPHQPYQSQPYPEFTPRKYSPDAARATEVARFLMRREIVSAGLMKFDDRPENYWAWKSSFLSGTQDLDLTDREKLDLLVKWLGTESTEQAQRIRSVHVHDAAAGLAMVWRRLEHCYGSPEVIEDALLKRIENYPRMTNKDNQKLRGFGDLLLEIEAAKSSGYLPGLSYLDTARGVDPIIEKLPFNLQERWVTQASRYKKDHRVAFPPFAFLAEFIVDQAETRNDPSFAFLNKRTASSPKVEQKHPTPYKERRATVSVRKTEVSPESAVNQEDNTSKKVEEPDKICLIHNKPHPLRKCRSFRSKTLEERKAYLKDNHICFRCCASIQHLAKDCTKTIKCTECNSDKHLSALHPGPSPWKQEVPATQEDHGGEQGESTTPAVTSKCTEICTEQGRPRSCSKICLVKVYPAGFREKAIKMYTVLDEQSNRSLAKTEFFDLFGDKGSPTPYTLKTCSGVVETTGRRANNYIIESLDGKTKVTLPTLIECDEIPDDRSEIPTPEVARHHPHLVRIADQIPALDPDAAIILLLGRDILRLHKVREQYNGPHNAPFAQRLDLGWVIVGEVCLDGLHKPEKVNVYRTHLLQNGRTSCLCPCTNSLHIKERLVNPTHHRSIQRCMEDLASTGDTDELGCKVFERTRDDDKLAPSVEDTLFLEIMDREVFRDKSGSWVAPLPFRSPRHRLPDNKVQAEKRFTSLQHMLQRKPNMKKHFQAFMQKIFDNDQAEKAPPLQENQEHWYLPIFGVYHPQKPGQIRVVFDSSAKHQGISLNDVLLSGPDLNNTLLGVLIRFRKELVAVTADVQQMFYCFLVREDHRDYLRFLWYADNDFNKEITEYRMKVHVFGNSPSPAVAIYNLRRAAQQGERHGQEATQFVMKNFYVDDGLASFSSNEEAINVLKSTREMLAESNIRLNKVASNSNRVMEAFPMEDRAKDLKDLDLGTESPPLQRSLGISWDLKTDSFTFRVSREEKPFTKRGVLSTVNSLYDPLGFVAPIIMQGKALLRQITTEQEQSDWDIPLPEEKEMQWKLWKDSLLELEQLNIPRPYVSVSLSATKRREICIFSDASTMAIASVAYLRVIDTEGQSHVGFLMGKSKLAPRPSHTVPRLELCAAVLAVEMADMITTELDIEIHTINFYTDSKIVLGYIHNASRRFYTYVANRVTRIRKSTSPEQWHHISTDKNPADHGTRLVPAAALKQTNWFVGPSFLRKPETKETTQVETFQLIEPDQDKEVRPQVTVCRTIVTRDSLGAHRFERFSSWKSLTRAIGKLKVTIIRCIQQEVFKEEIQGLLKTEEISQHNSLKDLYTKQRKQVQSLADIFWKRWRQEYLVIFQPRKKWQDDKPNLQVGDFVLLKDSQAHRNEWPIGLIVGTDPSSDARVRKVEVRIVRQGIPKVYARPISEVVLLLSKG; translated from the coding sequence atgcagaacccagagaacagcactctgacagttaaccctcaatgctcctataaagaggaagacaccttgccaagaagtagatctaggtgcacaacattgtctagagcgtccagtcaaacaaatctaacttcggttagcgccgatgcatcaagatttaaacgccatagttctagacactcaagcaccaccaacctgtcatccgctagcgccatagcaactaaggcaagagcgaaagcagaggcagcttgtgcaatggcgtcctatgcaaagcaggaagctgaattgatgaaagaacaagctgaagtgcaagcatctttacacttactgcaacagcagaaaaacgctgcagcagccttagccgaggcagaagttctcacaagggctgccgaagctcagttcgctgacatagaaacccagatgtcacccctcagcgcaagccaacgtacccgtgagtacatacagtcacaagcAACCATGTACACTGACCAGCAGTTCAATTATGCACCAAGACCATCAATAAGCAACTTTGATACTATGCAACACTGCAAGACTGAATTAGAACCTCAGGGTAGGAAGTCAAGTGGTTGCATGCTCAGAGACCAATCTGCCAACCTGACAAGAGTGCAAACGGATGCTGATGTACTCCCTCCTCAAGCAAATACAAGTCTGGATTATAGCAGAAAGACTTACAACAGAGGAGAACAAAGCAGACTTAGTCAAGTACCTCATCAGCCTTACCAGTCGCAGCCATACCCTGAGTTTACACCCAGGAAGTATTCACCAGATGCAGCAAGAGCTACAGAGGTAGCAAGATTCCTGATGCGCCGTGAGATAGTGAGCGCTGGTCTCATGAAATTCGATGACCGTCCAGAAAACTACTGGGCCTGGAAGTCATCTTTCCTAAGCGGTACCCAAGACTtagatctgacagacagagaaaagcttgatctgctcgtcaaatggctaggaacagagtccactgagcaagcccaaagaatcagatcagtacatgttcatgacgcagcagcaggacttgcaatggtgtggaggagactagaacactgctatgggtcacctgaagtgattgaagatgctcttctgaagaggatagaaaactatccaagaatgacaaacaaagacaatcaaaagctgagagggtttggggacctactcttagaaatagaagccgctaagtctagtggatatctgccaggtctctcatacttagatacagcacgtggagttgatcccataatcgagaaacttcctttcaacttgcaagaaaggtgggtcactcaagcatcaagatacaagaaagatcatcgagtcgcatttccaccatttgccttccttgctgaattcatcgtagaccaagctgaaacacgcaatgatccaagctttgctttcctgaacaagagaactgcaagctccccaaaggtagagcaaaaacatccaacgccttacaaagaacgcagagcaacagtttctgtacggaagacagaagtctcgcctgagtctgcagtcaatcaggaagacaacacaagtaagaaagttgaggagccagacaaaatatgtctcatccacaacaagcctcatccactaagaaaatgtcgcagtttcagaagtaagacgttagaagagcgcaaagcttaccttaaagacaatcacatttgtttcagatgttgcgcttcaattcagcatcttgcaaaagactgtacaaaaacaataaaatgcacagagtgcaacagtgacaaacacctgtcagcactgcacccaggaccatcaccatggaaacaagaagttccagcaactcaagaagatcatggtggggagcaaggcgagagtacaacgccagcagtaacctcaaagtgtactgagatctgtacagagcagggccgccccagatcatgttccaagatatgcttagtcaaggtgtatcctgcaggcttcagagaaaaagcaatcaagatgtacacagtcttggatgaacagagtaacagatctctggcaaaaacagagttctttgacctcttcggtgacaaaggaagtccaactccatacaccctgaagacttgttctggagttgtagagacaacagggagaagagcaaacaactacatcattgagtcattagatggaaagacaaaggtgactcttcctaccctcatagaatgtgatgagataccagacgacaggtcagagatccccacacctgaagttgctcgtcatcacccccatctggtgcgaatagcagaccagataccagcactagatccagatgctgcaatcatccttctacttgggagagatatcctcagactgcacaaagtcagagaacagtacaatgggccacacaatgcaccatttgcacaacgccttgatctcggatgggtcatcgttggagaagtatgtctagacggactccacaaaccagaaaaggtaaatgtctacagaacacatctgttacagaatggtcgtacatcttgtctttgcccatgtaccaacagtctacacattaaagagagacttgtaaacccaacacatcatcggagtatccagaggtgcatggaagacttagcctcaactggagatacagatgaactgggctgtaaggtgtttgaaagaacacgagatgacgacaagctagcaccctcggtggaagatactctcttccttgagattatggacagagaagtcttcagagacaaatcaggcagctgggtagcccctctacccttccggtcaccacgccatcgccttcctgacaacaaggtacaagcagagaaacgcttcacctcgttgcagcacatgctacaaagaaagccaaatatgaagaaacacttccaagccttcatgcagaagatctttgataacgatcaagctgaaaaggcaccaccactacaagagaaccAAGAACACTGGTACTTACCAATATTTGGGGTGTACCATCCTCAGAAACCAGGCCAGATACGCGTAGTATTTGACTCTAGTGCGAAACACCAAGGCATCTCACtaaatgatgtccttctcagcggacctgacctgaacaacacactccttggagtactcatcaggttcagaaaagaactcgtagcagtgacagcagacgtacaacagatgttctactgtttccttgttcgtgaagatcacagagactacttaaggttcctgtggtatgcagacaatgactttaacaaagaaatcacagagtacaggatgaaggtacatgtgtttggaaacagcccttctccagctgtagctatctacaacctgagacgagcagcacagcaaggtgaaagacatggtcaagaagccacacagttcgtcatgaagaacttctacgtagatgatggacttgcttctttctccagcaacgaagaagctatcaacgtcctgaaaagtacaagagaaatgttggcagaatccaacataagactgaacaaggtagcttccaacagcaacagagtcatggaagcatttccaatggaagaccgtgctaaagacctcaaagacttggatctaggaacagaatcaccacccttgcaaagaagtcttgggattagttgggacctgaagactgacagtttcaccttcagggtctccagagaagagaagccattcacaaaaagaggtgtcctatctacagtcaacagtctttacgaccccctggggttcgtagcacccatcatcatgcaaggtaaagctcttttgagacagatcactactgagcaagaacaaagtgactgggacatacctctacctgaagagaaggaaatgcagtggaagttgtggaaagactcattgttagagcttgaacaactcaacatccctagaccatacgtatctgtttccttgtctgctacaaagagaagagaaatatgcatattctctgacgcctccactatggctatcgcatctgtcgcctaccttagggtaatagacactgagggacaaagccatgtcgggttcctcatgggaaaatctaagctggctcccagaccgtctcacactgtcccacgtctagaactttgtgctgctgtcttagctgtagagatggcagacatgattacaacagaactggacatcgagatccatacaattaacttttatacagacagcaagattgtgttaggatatattcacaatgcttcaagaagattttatacatacgtggccaacagagtgacacgtatcagaaagtctacaagtccagaacagtggcatcacatcagcacagacaagaacccagctgatcatgggacgagactagtgccagccgctgcgctcaagcaaactaactggttcgtaggtccatcctttcttcgtaaaccagaaaccaaagaaactactcaggtagagacctttcagctcatagaaccagatcaagacaaagaggtaagacctcaagtgacagtttgtaggactatagttacaagagacagtctgggcgctcatagatttgaaaggttttccagctggaagtcgctgacccgtgcaatcggaaaacttaaggtcacgatcatcagatgcatccagcaggaagtctttaaagaagaaatccaaggcCTTCTGAAAACGGAAGAGATTTCTCAACACAATTCGCTCAAGGACTTGTACACCAAGCAAAGGAAACAAGTTCAAAGTCTTGCGGACATTTTCTGGAAGAGGTGGAGACAGGAATACCTGGTGATATTCCAGCCACGCAAGAAATGGCAAGATGACAAGCCCAATTTACAAGTTGGAGACTTTGTCCTACTGAAAGACTCTCAGGCCCACAGGAACGAGTGgcctattggactcattgtggggactgatcctagtagtgatgctagagttagaaaggttgaagttaggattgttagacagggcattcccaaagtgtatgcaaggccaatttctgaagtagttttacttctgtccaagggttag